The stretch of DNA AATGCGTCTTAAAGTTGTAGCGATGACCTTGATAGTCTTTGTAGCTAGTTGCATTTAGCACTTTAATTGCAAACTCATGAGATAAACTCTTCTTATTGATTTTGTAGCTTACATTAAAGTGTAGAAGAAATGCCGGGGATAATTGTTTCGAAAAGGCTTTGCTCTCATCATAAATAGCATCTTCCTCCTTCTGAGATGCATCCAGATTAATAGGCGAGTATCTGTCTCCTCCTTGATAAGATAATCGAATATTAGCATTGAACATATTTTGTTTACTGCGTCCTACCATCCACTCTTTTCCTGCTAATGCATTGAATACAAAGTTTCGGTTATACCTTGTATTTCTCCATTTGTTATCTCCTGCTTTGTAACGAGAATCAAAGAGAGATCCGGTGAACATATAGTAATAACCATCTGACATATACCGTTCAAAGGTTATATCAATACCATAATTGACTCCTTTTCCCTTATTCGAAAGCTTATTGGTTATGAACCAATCATTTTGAAGGTTTATAAAGGAAAATGTACTATCTCTTATAATAGGAACACTGTATAGTTGTTGAAAATAAGGTTCGATTTTTAGATGATAATCATTTCCAATATTAAGATCATAAGACAGGACTATATGATGAGCTTTTGTAAAATCCATATTTTTGTTAATAAGTTCACCCTCTTTCGACCTGGTAAAGTAATAATTCAACATTTCGAGCCTGCTATGTAGCCCATATGAAAGAGCTAAAGATTGATTTGGTCTAAATTTCCATGATAATGCTGCTCTGGGCTCTATCGTATAATTATTATTGAGTGTGAATAATTGCGTATTTATACCAAGATTAAGCGTCCATTGATCTGAAAATTGGAACGATGAGTTCGTATATGCAGACAATAGAGAGCTGAAACCTGATTCATCGGTTATCGTATTCATTGGTTGTTGATGCGTCGCTTCTTTTAAGAGTAGATTATATTTAAGCCCTGTAACCCTTATTCCCGTTTTATTGGTATGTATCCTACTGTATTTCTTATTTAGCGATGAAGCGAATACAAAGTTCCAATTGGTAGACTTGATTAAGTTTTGTGGAATAGGTTTTACATTCGCATTCATTCTTTCAGTATGCATATCAAGACCGCTCACTGTAGTAGCCAAAGTTGTTTTAAAGGTTGCATTGTTCCACACTCTTAGTTTGTGATTCAGACCAAAAGCACCCATATATTGTTTTACATCCTGATCTTCTTTATCCTGCATATATTCCCATTTACTAGGATCGGTTTCTGCCTTTTGCCCCGAGCGATCAATCAAGCCTACTCCCCAGATGGAAAATACACCGGCACTTTTGGTTGGGAAGTTAAGCTTGAAAGATAAGTCCTGATATTTTGTATTCTCTGCATCTTCGGGTAGCATAGAAGAGAGCAGTCCTAGTGTTGAATACCGGTAATTGAATATATAAGAAGAATTGCTCCCTTTCTTGAATGGGCCTTCGGAAGCAACATCTATTCCCACTAAACCGAGTTGTACTGTATTTTCTCGTTTCTGGTTGTTTCCTGTACGTAAATTCATATCCAATACCCCTGATAAAGCATTTGAGTATTCGGCAGGGAATGCACCTGTCATAAAATCAGAATTGCCTAGCACAAAACTGCTTAATGCCGATAGCCCTCCTCCTCCGAAAGTAGTTACTTCTGCAAAGTGGTTCGGATTGGGGATTTCAACATCTTCCATTCTCCATTGTAGAAATTTAGGTGCATTTCCTCTGACAACAATACCATTATTCCCTACACTGCTTGTTACACCTGCAAAAGATGTTGCTAATCTAGCCGGATCATCGAAACCTCCTGCGTACCGGCTTGCTTCTTCTACACTCAACATACGGGCACTGCCTAATGCCATATTATTTAAGGGTTGTGACTTATTTATCTGAGGAGTGACAACAATCTCATCGAGTTGTTTCGAGTTTTCGACCATTGCAATTTCCAGATACAATTCTTTAGACGAAGACAGTAATTGCTCTTTTATTATAATAGGATTATAGCCGATTAATGTCACCTGAATATCATAACGTCCTATAGGAACATTTTGTATTTTAAATTGTCCTAAGCTATCTGTACTTACACCTAAGGGGATTTTACTATTTAGTACAGCTACAGTTGCATATTCAATAGGGTTATTCGATTCTTTGTCATATACCACACCTCGTATATTCTGAGATGATTGTGCATATAATATACCTAACGACAGGACGTTTAATAAAAGAAATAGTAACGTTTTGTTCATGATTTTACCTACTTTTGTTTTGTACAAAGTAAGAAACTGTCCCTTAGGAGATCAATACTGATTTATCATTATATTGCCCGTATGGAAGATTTACAGAAGGAACATGCACGGCTTTTATCATTGCAGAGTTTTAATGAAGCTGATCTTGATTACTCTCTACTCGAATATCATAAGCAAATGCTCTCTCATTTGGCTAAAGTGTCGAATAGCGGGATAACGGTTTTTGATATGTATAAGAGGAAGCATGTATATACATCGTTCAATTTTGGAGGAATATTTGGAGATTGTAAAGAAGGTATAGATGAGCGTGTGCATCCTGACGATTTACGTTCTTTAATTAGAAACGGCATTGCAGCACTCAAATTTTTACATGCGAATAAAGAAAACTTACAAGATTATAAAATGATTTCGGAGTTTCGTATTTGCAACGCTATCGGTCAGTATGTGAGAGTGGTGGAACAATACACCTTATTGGAAAAAGATAAGTCGGGAAATGCATGGTTATCGTTAAGTGTTTTGGATTTATCACCAGACCAGAGCTCTTTTAAAACGGTGAGAGGCCATATCTTAAATGTAAAAGAAAATACGTTTTTCCCTATTGAAAACCTATTGTCTCCAAAAGTATCGGATCTTACCACAAGAGAGATCGCTGTTTTACAGTTAATAAAAGAAGGCTTGCTTAGCAAGGAAATTTCAGAACAGCTATTTATTAGCGTCCACACCGTTAATACACATAGACAAAGAATATTGGAAAAGTTAGATGTAAGTAATTCTATGGAGGCTGTTAAGTATGCATCTGCATTGGGATTGATCAGTTAAGAAAATTGTAGGGTAGCCTTTTGATATTGAACCTGCACTTATCATGAAAAATAAAGTATAAAGAGATAATGAAGAAAGATAAAGTAAAAGAGATTTTCGATACTACAGCTGATTCTTACGATAAAACATGGGAGAAGCTTAGCGCCATTAGTAACTCTCTACATCTATTGATGGGAGCAATCCTTTCTGAGTTGCCTGAAAAAGCGAAAATACTTTGTGTCGGAGCAGGTACGGGAGCTGAAATAATCTATCTGGCTAAAAGGTTTCCAACCTGGGACTTTATTGCTGTTGATCCCTCTTCTGCTATGCTTGATGTTTGCCGTACACGTTTGTCTGAGTTAGGAATGGAAGATCGATGTGAATTTTATGCCGATTATTTAGAGAATCTATCATTACCCGATACTTATGATGCAGCAACCTCTATTCTTGTTTCACAATTTATAGATGAAAAAGATTCTCGTATTGACTTTTTTAGAAATATTCAAAGACATCTTAAAAGTAAAGGAATTCTCATAAATGCCGACCTGTCGAATGAAATAGGTTCTTATGAATATGAGCATATATTGGATGTCTGGTCAAAAATGATGTCGGAGGGAGGTGTTCCGCAAAGCATTGAAAAAATTCGCCAAAGCCATAAGGAGAGAGTTTCATTATTGGCTCAGGAAGAAGTTGCAAAAATTATACAATCAGCAGGCTTTGAAAGACCTGTACAGTTTTATCAGATGGCATTTATACATGGTTGGTTTTGCCAGAAAAGGGATTGATATTAGAAATTAGGCTTTTTCCTTTTTCAAGAATATTCCTTTCCTTGCTTGCAAATACGTAACATGATAGGATATTCACCATTTTTTAATGTCTTAGACTTGTAACAAACTCCATTAACAGCAGTATTCATAATGTTTTTTCGGTTTAAGTCTTGGTTTAAGTCTGACTTTGAAAACCATCGAAAAATAGGAGGGAATAAAAACAAAAAAGACTCACGATTTCTCGTAAGTCTTTGATTTTCCGTGGGCGTTGACGGATTCGAACCGCCGACCCTCTGCTTGTAAGGCAGATGCTCTGAACCAGCTGAGCTAAACGCCCTTGTTGGGGTTACATTTTCTCTCAAATGCGTGGCAAAGGTATGCAATTTTTTTATTCTACAAAACAATTTCCATACATTTTTTAGAAAAAGTATCTAAATTTTGATGCGCTATTCAGAGGCTGCTTTTTATTGGTCTATTTTCCAATTATTTACTAAAAATACAACGAATGACTATATTTTTAATTTTATATGTATTTTTCCCAATAGAGCTGTAATCCCGATAGTCAAAAATGAAAAAATGATACATTTTACTAATCCGATAGGAGAGGTTGTCAGCGATTCGGGAAGAGAAAATGGCGTTAATACGAAAATAGCATATAAAAAATAAGGGATCAGATAACAGGTAAGCGTGGCAGTCCCTGCCGGTTTTATAATGCCAAACCAAGATGCTTTGTTCTCGATGTCGGCCAACCAATACATCAATACGTATAAAAGGATGGAAATTCCTGTGCACAAGAATAGCCATGTAGGTGTCGCTTGTATTTTGGAGATAATCCAAAAGTTGTGAGCTGCAAATCCGCCTAGAATGAATATAATACCGATAAAGGTCGATGTTAGCATTTTTTTCTTTATGCCGATACCCAGTTCAGATTCATTGAAAAGCAGAGATATGAGCATCCCACTCATCGTAAAAGCATGAAAGCATCCATTGCCTGGGATAATTCCATCAAAGATACCCAGCCAATGATTCGACCCGCCAATGCACAGTAGTATAAAAGCAAAGAGGGCAACAATGAGGTAACCTTTATTTTTGTTTAGGAATAGATATAAAATAGCACACAGCAAGTATGTCCATCCGATAAGTCCCAGTATGCCCCACCAGCGAGTTTGAAAAACTCCTCCTTCCGCATCTCTAAACATAAAAGCTAATATAGCTAGAATGACTATGCCTATAATTTTCAATCCGGAATATAAATTCTGCCTTGTTTTATTCTCTGTTTTGGGGTATACATTCCAGATAAGGAAAAAAGCCAAAAGCATAATTAGTGTAAATATAGGTTTGCTGATGCCTATGCTCGCCGCTACGCCCGATTCAAGGTTTACGGTAAACAAACCCATCACCAAAAGAGCGATAGAACGAATAATGATGTGCTTCAAAATTCCACTATTCGAATCACCTTTCTTTTTCCTTATCTCAATAGCCAAAGGAATAGACATCCCTAGAATAAAGAGAAACGAAGGAAAAACAATGTCCGAAAAGCCGAGCATGTCTTCATTCGCTGCCGCATGTTCGAGCCAATGGGGTACATTGCTTACACTCCATAGGTCGTTCACAAAAATCATAAAAAACATTGTTAAAGCTCTGTATACATCTATCGATGCTATACGTTTGGGTTTTTCTGTGAGCGCAGAAGTCATAAAGTGGTCAGATTAGATTATTAAGATTCTATTTTGCTAAAAAACAAAGATATAAAAAAAGAAAAGCGAAAGTTTATACTTTCGCTTTTCTGATATAAATAATTATTGTATTTGCTTATTTCGCACTTGCTTGTATAACATCTACAGTTGTACCCCAAGTTTCGGAAGGTTTGTCACCCATTGTAAACTCTAGTGTACCGCCATTGATAATATCATTGAAGTTGATATAATATTTGTCGTAAGGCTGCCCGTTAAGAGTTACGCTCTGGATGTACTTGTTTGCAGCACTGTTGTTTTTTGCTACAATGTTCAATACCTTGCCATCTTTAACCTTCACGGTTGCTTTGTCTACAATCGGACTACCGAAGATATATTTTCCTCCGGCAGGCTCAACCTGATAGAATCCAAGAGCAGACAATACATACCATGCCGACATTTGTCCTACGTCTTCATTTCCTGAAAGACCTGCAGGTTGATCATGATACATTACAGACATTACTTCACGAGCTCTTTCTGCCGTTTTCCATGGTTGACCTACGTATGGATACATATAGATTACATGGTGGCTCGGTTCGTTTCCGTGAGCGTATTGACCGATCAATCCACTGATGTCAGGGGAAGCATCTTTCCCTAACGATCCTTCTACGATGAATAAAGAATCCAGTTTTTGTACAAATTTCTCCTTGCTTCCAAACAGGTCTACAAGTCCTTGTACATCATGAGGGACTAGCCATGTATATTGCCAAGCATTTCCTTCTGTATAATCGTTTTCGCGATGAATAGATTCGAACGGATTGAATGGTGTTCTGAATTTTCCATCAGAAGAAAGACCTCTCATAAAGCCTGTTGACTTGTCAAAAAAGTGAGTGTATGCTTTACTGCGTTTCAAGAAATATTCGTAATCTTCAGTTTTTCCCATTTTTTGAGCTACCTGAGCAATAGTCCAGTCTGCAATAGCATATTCCATTGTTTTAGCTACACTTTCGTTTCCTTTATCGTAAGGGATATAGCCGTACTGTTTCAGATAGTTCAAGCCTCTTTCATCCAGCATAGCCGACTTTTTCATAGCTTCATACGCCAGGTCTTTATCAAACCCGTCATAACCTTTCAATATAGCATCTGCCACAACAGATATACCCGGGTTACCAACCATACAGTCTGTTTCGCAACCCATCAAGTGCCATACAGGAAGCTTGCCTTGTTGCTGATATATTGTAAGCATTGTATTGATGATATCGCTCATCTTTTCAGGATGAATAATAGTCATCAATGGGTGAGCAGCTCTGTAAGTATCCCACAAAGAGAATGTAGTGTAATTTTTGAAAGCTCCCTTCTGGTGCATTTGACCGTCAGAACCTCTGTAATCGTTATTTACATCGCAAAATTCAGATGGAGCAATCATTGTGTGATAAAGAGCTGTATAGAACACGCGTTTAGCGGCTGCATCGTTTGTTTCTATCTGTATCTTGCTCAACTCTTCGTTCCATGCTTTGTCTGCATCTGCAATTGTTTGCTCAAAGTTCCATCCCGGTAGTTCGGCTTGCATGTTTAATTTTGCATTTTCGATGCTTACCGGAGAAATAGCTACCTTAACATATACATTTTCTTTATCCTTTGTATCGAATAATACCTGTCCGTATGCTTTTCTCGCATTGATGCTATTTCCTGCTTTAACCTCTGTAGAATCTGATACTACAAATTGCTTCATTGGTTTAGAGAATACAGCTGTGAAGAATATGCGCTGGTCTACAGCCCATCCTTTCGAATAGCGGTATCCTGATATTACAGAGTCGTTTTCTTGAACAAGGTATCCTTCCATTGGGGTGTCCCAACCGATACCATGTTGTAGGTCGATGATTACCTTTGCTGAGTCTGATTGAGGGAATGTATATTTGTGGAACCCAACTCTTTTGGTTGCGGTTAATTCCACATCAACATTAAATCTGTCGAGATGAACAGCATAGTATCCAGCTTTTACCTTTTCGGTCTCACGTCTGAATAAAGAATATATTCCTGATTTAGGGTCTTTAAGATCTCCTCTTTTTAGAACTACGTTACCTGTTGCAGGCATAAATGAAATATCGCCCAAGTCGCCGATACCGGTTCCACTAAGGTGCATATGTCCAAAACCGATAATGGTAGAATCTGAAATATGATATCCCGAGCACCAATCCCATCCTTGCGAATAGTTTGTTGGTCCTAACTGAACCAATCCGAAAGGTACATTCGCTCCTACAAATACGTGCCCATGGTCGCCGGTTCCGATATATGGATCGACAAATTGAGTAAGATTAGGTGTCGCATCCAATTGTTTCGTCCCCTCGCAAGAACTTAAAAATCCACACAAAATAAGCCATATTGAGATGGCCTTCGTCATTCTGATTAAATTAAATGTCATTGTTCTATTAGATTACTATATTAAATTATTTAATTATTAACATATTGTTTGCCTGTAAATACAGACAGAATCATTAGGCAATTTATTTGAGATTGTAAAGTTATTTATTTTAATTAAAAAATATTCGAATAATCGATTTATTGCTTTTTTTTAACCAGTTCTTAGGCTTATTGAGTCGAATTAACTATTTGAAATAAATCAGAATTGTATTTAGAACATGTTATTCTCCATCTTTGATTGCTTATGAAGTAAAGATGAAAAGTATTTCATTTTTGATACATATTTCTTAAATGTTAAAAATGGGCAAAGGGAGAGAGATAATTTTGATAATTTTAGAAAAAATAAAAGTTTGTTCGAAATGAAATAAACAGGTTCTTAATAATTTAATTTTATCTTTGTGTTATTCCGGCCTCAAAATATGTCATTGGAAAATAAGACAGTTTCTGTTCCGTTTGATATATAAATTCCACGGATGAAGTAAGCTAATATGAAGCATCTCTTTACTGTCATTATATTGTTTACTAGCATTGCCGCTTTTTCTCAGAAAAAATATGTGTTTAGTGGCAAAATATATAGTGAAGGAGATAATACTCCGCTCGCCGGAGTTGCCATCGCTGCAAAAGAGCATACTCAATCTGCCGGTTTTAGTGATGCTGCCGGCAGCTTCTCTCTGCAATTGCCTTCGGGCGAATACAGTATTATATTCAAGCTGTTGGGTTATGATACCAAACACCTTAAGATCACAATAGATAAGGATCTCTCTCAGGATATTGTTTTGACAAAAGACATTGTTTCTCTCAAAGAAATAGAGGTGCTGGCTGTAAAATCGGACGATAACGTGAAGCGAGTACAGTCGGGTGTCGAAAAATTGGAAATAGAATC from Dysgonomonas mossii encodes:
- a CDS encoding TonB-dependent receptor, giving the protein MNKTLLFLLLNVLSLGILYAQSSQNIRGVVYDKESNNPIEYATVAVLNSKIPLGVSTDSLGQFKIQNVPIGRYDIQVTLIGYNPIIIKEQLLSSSKELYLEIAMVENSKQLDEIVVTPQINKSQPLNNMALGSARMLSVEEASRYAGGFDDPARLATSFAGVTSSVGNNGIVVRGNAPKFLQWRMEDVEIPNPNHFAEVTTFGGGGLSALSSFVLGNSDFMTGAFPAEYSNALSGVLDMNLRTGNNQKRENTVQLGLVGIDVASEGPFKKGSNSSYIFNYRYSTLGLLSSMLPEDAENTKYQDLSFKLNFPTKSAGVFSIWGVGLIDRSGQKAETDPSKWEYMQDKEDQDVKQYMGAFGLNHKLRVWNNATFKTTLATTVSGLDMHTERMNANVKPIPQNLIKSTNWNFVFASSLNKKYSRIHTNKTGIRVTGLKYNLLLKEATHQQPMNTITDESGFSSLLSAYTNSSFQFSDQWTLNLGINTQLFTLNNNYTIEPRAALSWKFRPNQSLALSYGLHSRLEMLNYYFTRSKEGELINKNMDFTKAHHIVLSYDLNIGNDYHLKIEPYFQQLYSVPIIRDSTFSFINLQNDWFITNKLSNKGKGVNYGIDITFERYMSDGYYYMFTGSLFDSRYKAGDNKWRNTRYNRNFVFNALAGKEWMVGRSKQNMFNANIRLSYQGGDRYSPINLDASQKEEDAIYDESKAFSKQLSPAFLLHFNVSYKINKKSLSHEFAIKVLNATSYKDYQGHRYNFKTHLVDPEREAVIIPNISYKIEF
- a CDS encoding response regulator transcription factor translates to MEDLQKEHARLLSLQSFNEADLDYSLLEYHKQMLSHLAKVSNSGITVFDMYKRKHVYTSFNFGGIFGDCKEGIDERVHPDDLRSLIRNGIAALKFLHANKENLQDYKMISEFRICNAIGQYVRVVEQYTLLEKDKSGNAWLSLSVLDLSPDQSSFKTVRGHILNVKENTFFPIENLLSPKVSDLTTREIAVLQLIKEGLLSKEISEQLFISVHTVNTHRQRILEKLDVSNSMEAVKYASALGLIS
- a CDS encoding class I SAM-dependent methyltransferase, encoding MKKDKVKEIFDTTADSYDKTWEKLSAISNSLHLLMGAILSELPEKAKILCVGAGTGAEIIYLAKRFPTWDFIAVDPSSAMLDVCRTRLSELGMEDRCEFYADYLENLSLPDTYDAATSILVSQFIDEKDSRIDFFRNIQRHLKSKGILINADLSNEIGSYEYEHILDVWSKMMSEGGVPQSIEKIRQSHKERVSLLAQEEVAKIIQSAGFERPVQFYQMAFIHGWFCQKRD
- a CDS encoding Arm DNA-binding domain-containing protein, which codes for MNTAVNGVCYKSKTLKNGEYPIMLRICKQGKEYS
- a CDS encoding DUF5009 domain-containing protein, with the protein product MTSALTEKPKRIASIDVYRALTMFFMIFVNDLWSVSNVPHWLEHAAANEDMLGFSDIVFPSFLFILGMSIPLAIEIRKKKGDSNSGILKHIIIRSIALLVMGLFTVNLESGVAASIGISKPIFTLIMLLAFFLIWNVYPKTENKTRQNLYSGLKIIGIVILAILAFMFRDAEGGVFQTRWWGILGLIGWTYLLCAILYLFLNKNKGYLIVALFAFILLCIGGSNHWLGIFDGIIPGNGCFHAFTMSGMLISLLFNESELGIGIKKKMLTSTFIGIIFILGGFAAHNFWIISKIQATPTWLFLCTGISILLYVLMYWLADIENKASWFGIIKPAGTATLTCYLIPYFLYAIFVLTPFSLPESLTTSPIGLVKCIIFSFLTIGITALLGKIHIKLKI
- a CDS encoding GH92 family glycosyl hydrolase, encoding MTFNLIRMTKAISIWLILCGFLSSCEGTKQLDATPNLTQFVDPYIGTGDHGHVFVGANVPFGLVQLGPTNYSQGWDWCSGYHISDSTIIGFGHMHLSGTGIGDLGDISFMPATGNVVLKRGDLKDPKSGIYSLFRRETEKVKAGYYAVHLDRFNVDVELTATKRVGFHKYTFPQSDSAKVIIDLQHGIGWDTPMEGYLVQENDSVISGYRYSKGWAVDQRIFFTAVFSKPMKQFVVSDSTEVKAGNSINARKAYGQVLFDTKDKENVYVKVAISPVSIENAKLNMQAELPGWNFEQTIADADKAWNEELSKIQIETNDAAAKRVFYTALYHTMIAPSEFCDVNNDYRGSDGQMHQKGAFKNYTTFSLWDTYRAAHPLMTIIHPEKMSDIINTMLTIYQQQGKLPVWHLMGCETDCMVGNPGISVVADAILKGYDGFDKDLAYEAMKKSAMLDERGLNYLKQYGYIPYDKGNESVAKTMEYAIADWTIAQVAQKMGKTEDYEYFLKRSKAYTHFFDKSTGFMRGLSSDGKFRTPFNPFESIHRENDYTEGNAWQYTWLVPHDVQGLVDLFGSKEKFVQKLDSLFIVEGSLGKDASPDISGLIGQYAHGNEPSHHVIYMYPYVGQPWKTAERAREVMSVMYHDQPAGLSGNEDVGQMSAWYVLSALGFYQVEPAGGKYIFGSPIVDKATVKVKDGKVLNIVAKNNSAANKYIQSVTLNGQPYDKYYINFNDIINGGTLEFTMGDKPSETWGTTVDVIQASAK